Proteins encoded together in one Impatiens glandulifera chromosome 1, dImpGla2.1, whole genome shotgun sequence window:
- the LOC124922667 gene encoding endo-1,3;1,4-beta-D-glucanase-like — translation MSGIQCCENPPALSSISGTGHVEEIGGLKCYVSGPSESNLGVLLASDVYGYEAPNLRKIADKAAAAGFYAVVPDLIHGDPYNPNNAERPLPVWIKDHGTDKGFEDAKLVTEAMRSKGIVSVGAAGFCWGAKVVTELAKSAYIEAAVLLHPSFVTLEDIHAVKAPIAILGAEIDKLSPPELVKQFDEALQAKSDVDAFVKIFPGVSHGWTVRYKEDNEAAIKCADEAHKDLLNWFAKHVVNE, via the exons ATGTCAGGGATTCAATGCTGTGAAAACCCTCCGGCTCTCAGTTCAATCAGTGGAACCGGACACGTCGAAGAAATCGGCGGCCTCAAATGCTACGTTTCCGGTCCATCTGAATCCAATCTCGGTGTTCTTCTTGCCTCCGACGTATACG GTTATGAAGCTCCTAATTTGAG AAAGATTGCAGACAAAGCAGCTGCTGCTGGTTTCTATGCTGTAGTTCCTGATCTCATACATGGAGATCCTTATAACCCTAATAATGCTGAGAGGCCTTTACCTGTTTGGATAAAGGATCATGGAACG GATAAAGGTTTTGAAGATGCAAAACTAGTCACTGAAGCTATGAGAAGTAAAGGCATAGTGAGTGTTGGAGCAGCAGGGTTTTGCTGGGGAG CCAAGGTTGTAACAGAGTTAGCAAAGAGTGCATATATTGAAGCTGCTGTATTGTTGCACCCTTCATTTGTAACGCTGGAAGATATACACg CTGTTAAGGCCCCGATTGCAATTCTGGGAGCTGAGATTGACAAGTTGTCACCTCCAGAACTCGTGAAGCAGTTTGACGAGGCCTTACAAGCCAAATCCGAT GTTGATGCTTTTGTTAAGATCTTTCCTGGGGTTTCTCATGGGTGGACGGTTAGGTATAAAGAAGACAATGAGGCTGCGATAAAGTGTGCAGATGAGGCTCATAAGGATTTACTGAATTGGTTTGCTAAGCATGTTGTTAATGAGTGA
- the LOC124922665 gene encoding endo-1,3;1,4-beta-D-glucanase-like — translation MYVDRKMSGPQCCENPPVLSSVSGLGSVDYVGGLKSYVSGSSSSKLAVVLISDIFGYEAPKLRNIADKIAKAGFYVVVPDFLKGDPYDPTNAARALPVWIKDHGTDKGFEDAKIVIADLKSKGIESIGAAGFCWGAKVVVELSNYPYIQAAVLLHPSFVSVEDIEGVKVPISVLGAENDQMSPVELVNKFGEVLKAKQEVPYLIKIFPGVSHGWSVKYDDNNPKAVESAEESHQDLIDWVVKYIK, via the exons ATGTATGTGGATAGAAAAATGTCAGGACCTCAATGCTGTGAAAACCCTCCTGTTCTTAGCTCAGTCAGTGGTTTAGGCTCTGTAGATTATGTCGGCGGCCTCAAATCCTACGTTTCTGGTTCATCTAGTTCCAAGCTTGCCGTTGTTCTTATATCCGACATATTCG GATATGAAGCTCCAAAATTGAG AAACATTGCTGATAAAATTGCTAAAGCTGGATTTTATGTGGTGGTTCCTGATTTCTTAAAGGGAGATCCTTATGATCCTACAAATGCTGCTAGGGCTCTTCCTGTTTGGATCAAGGATCATGGAACG GATAAAGGGTTTGAAGATGCCAAAATTGTAATTGCTGATCTGAAAAGCAAAGGCATAGAGAGTATTGGAGCCGCAGGCTTTTGTTGGGGAG CTAAGGTCGTCGTGGAGCTTTCTAATTACCCGTATATTCAAGCTGCTGTTTTGTTGCATCCTTCATTTGTTAGTGTGGAAGATATTGAAG GAGTGAAGGTACCAATTTCTGTACTTGGAGCCGAGAATGACCAAATGTCTCCAGTTGAACTTGTGAATAAGTTTGGTGAGGTCTTAAAGGCCAAACAAGAG GTTCCTTACTTGATAAAGATATTTCCAGGTGTTTCTCATGGGTGGAGTGTTAAGTACGATGACAATAACCCGAAAGCTGTTGAATCGGCGGAGGAATCACATCAAGATTTAATCGATTGGGTTGTCAAGTACATTAAGTGA